Within the Zea mays cultivar B73 chromosome 10, Zm-B73-REFERENCE-NAM-5.0, whole genome shotgun sequence genome, the region CGTGTACAGTTGATTCACATGATAGTTATGCTTTCTAAGGCTATATGTTAATGATGCTGGCCATAAGTTGTCATCAATCAACTTTCCCTTGAAAGATTTTCCCAAGTTTGAAGCAAAATGCCTCATGCATTCCCTATGCTCTACTCCAGGAAACACATAATCCACTGCAGTTTCTAAACCCTTGCAAGCGTCTGTGTGTATAGTCAATCCATGTGGAAACCCTATAACCTGCCGCAAATTCTGTAGGAACCATGTGCAACTTTCTGTTGGCTCTGCCTCGAGGACACCATAAGCCACTGGAAAGAGCCAATTatgtgcatcaatggcacaagcagcTACTAACTGGCCTCTGAACCTCCCATAAAGAGCTGTTGCATCCACTGCTAGATAAGGCCTGCAACCAGCTAAGAACCCATTCCAACATGCTTTGAATGAAACGAACACCCTTATAAAACACTCTTTGTTCAAAATCTTGCCTCTCACTTTATAATCCATCGTATGATGGTCAATCTCAACAACACTACCTGGGCACGCCTTCTCTACATCAGCTTTGAAAGTGAATAATAAGTTAAAGCTTTCCTTCCATGGGCCATAAATCTTGTCAAGAGCCATTTCCTTGCCATAATACACTCTCATGTAAGGCACCGAAATGCTGTACTTCTCTTTAATCTTCTTTACCAGTTCAGTTGTACCAATGCATGGGTTATCTGTCACCCATTCTAATACTGCATCTTCACACCATCTACTTGTAGCTACCTTATGTGACCCTTTTCTTTCACTTGGACAAGTGTGAGGAGATGGATTCACTTTGACCTAAATAATTGAACTATTCCGCATACAGGAAGCATGTATCCTTCACTGACACCTCTCAAATGCGCAATGAACAGTCATTGTAGTTGGCTCACTCTTGTCAATTACATAATCATACTCACCTTTGATGCAATAGGTAGCAAGTGCATTCCTAAATTCGGTCATCGATGCAAATGTGCTGCCTTCTTTTAAGGATGTATTATCTCTGTCATAATCATTTTTCGGTACATCATCACCCTCTCCTTGCTCATCCACCCCCATAGCTATGTTTTCCTCCTCCTCTTCATCAGCCTCTTCAAATTGTGCCAGTGTGACAATATCTCCATCATAGTCCTCAAATTCTAGCATATCCCACTTGTCAACAAACTCAGGATACTGCCTCCCATCATCATCTGGTGCAGCAACTACTTCTATTGGTTCAACCTCATCATTTGGAATAATATGGTTCATCATATTTCATAGGAAATAACGACGTTAAGAACCCATATGGGCAAAGGGTGGAAAACCTATACAACACCTATTTTAGTAGCCAACATTTACAGAGATTAGATGTGCTGCTCCTTGCCTGGAGGAGACGAGCAGGTACTGTTTCTGCTGTCAAGAAGATCGCATCGACGACTAGATCTCACACAGGAGCAGCAAGCCGAAAGCTTGCAGGGCCTCGGGAGGCCGAGCAGGGGCGCGGACCTGCGGGAGGCATCGAGAGCGCAGGGCCTCTGGAGCGCGGAGCGCGGGGCGCGTGGGGGATATAGCACCGGGAGGCAGCCATCGGGCAGCGGAGCCGcttgcctcggtggccgaagcgtGGGGCACAGAGCACCGGGAGGCAACCATCGGGCAACAGAGTCGCTGGAGGCAAGGACAGCGCGAAACGGCTGGAGCTCAGGCCGTGGAGCAGCAGAGGCACGGAGCAGCAGAGGCAGTGGACACTAGTACAGATAAGCACTATAGTGGCGGTCGTAAACCTATTTACagtggcgtttttcgtaaccgccagtgctaggggtcagtAGAAATCaccatttttacaggcgggtaactgagaaccgccagtggaaatcgattttcactagcggtcggcgtaataaaaccgccagtggaaatcgattttcactggcggtcggcgtaataaaaccgccagtgaaaatcgtttTCAGGAAACATAAAAtagattttaaaaatagtaaaaaaatatttttattagGCAGCAACTACTTCTATTGGTTCAACCTCATCATTGGGAATAATATGGTCCATCATATTTCATAGGAAATAACGACGTTAAGAACCCATATGGGCAAAGGGTGGAAAAACCTATACAACACCTATTTTAGTAGCCAACATTTACAGAGATTAGATGTGCTGCTCCTTGCCTGGAGGAGACGAGCAGGTACTGTTGTTGTTGTCAAGAAGATCGTGTCGACGACTAGATCTCACACAGGAGCAGCAAGTCGAAAGCTTGCAGGGCCTCGGGAGGGCGAGCAGGGGCGCGGACCTGCGGGAGGCATCGAGAGCGCAGGGCCTCTGGAGCGCGGAGCGCGGGGCGCGTGGGGGATATAGCACCGGGAGGCAGCCATCGGGCAGCGGAGCCGcttgcctcggtggccgaagcgtGGGGCACAGAGCACCGGGAGGCAGACATCGGGCAACAGAGTCGCTGGAGGCAACGACAGCGCGAAACGGCCGGAGCTCAGGCCGCGGAGCAGCAGAGGCACGGAGCAGCAGAGGCATAGAGCCACTGGAGACACGGAGCAGCAGAGGCAGCGGACACTAGTGCAgataagctctatagtggcggtcgtAAACCTATTTACAGTGGTGTTTTTGGTAACCGCCAGTGCTATGGGTCAGTAGAAATCActatttttacaggcgggtaactgagaaccgccagtggaaatcgattttcactggcggtcggcgtaataaaaccgccagtggaaatcgattttcactggcggtcggcgtaataaaaccgccagtgaaaatcgtttTCAGGAAACATAAAATAGATTTTAAAAATAAACCCCTGACCTCAGCCTCACGCGTACCCTCCTCTACCACTCCGACTATGGCATGTTTTGTGTTTAGTGTGTagttttgttgcccacatattacaactaactgagtgtaaattgcttgtttgagatcgtaaacgaattcaaataaaacagttttcaactacaaagttgaataatttttgaagttctaaaactttcattttgacacttttttcatctgaggtcgtttgcaaaatttgaattttaaatttaacaaatttagatacaatttttgagagccgaaatgatttcaaataaaaaaattatcaactacaaagttttataatttttagagatctacaacttttacttTGATAGTTTcatcatacgaggtcgtttgaaaaactcgaaaaattaagaatcactaccggaatccgaggctttgccgagtgttgtactctttgccgagtgccttttgtcgggcactcggcaaagaaggatttgccgagtgccgcactcggtaaagttaggcgctcggcaaagagcccctttaccgagtgctgaacactcggcacaggacggcactcggcaaagccaagtttgccgagtgtcaaacactcggcaaagggggctctcggcaaagggctgtcagcggccgtcccaaagctgacgaccgtcagcctttgccgaaagccaacggctggcactcggcaaagaggcttcattttcattttcatctctagacactcggcaaagtatattttcattttttttaattttgtctcccaaactttttgtggtatgttcctacactatgtagacctacatgtatcatttgtgaacaattataacatagtttcaatcgttagtagatttagttcgtttatttgaatttcttcggaaaattcaaatttgaactgcaggtcactcaaaacttggaaaaacgtgcatgaaaaaatgatattcatgttacttagcataagttacgaccgattgcagaagcgtaccgaaaacttcgagcaacatgctcactaaacatggcacagagcactcggcaaagagcctgacatggggaccctctctggcgggctctttgccgagtgtcccaattggcactcggcaaagtcggcggctttgccgagtgctgcccggaagacactcggcaaagatatcttctttgccgagtgtcaccggggacactcggcaaagccgccgtctccgtcacccggcgccgtaacggtcgcttttctttgtcgagtgctcgctggcactcggcaaagagttttgccgagtgcccgagaaaaagcactcggcaaagaaggctttgccgatgcactgtttgccgagcctttcttgccgagtgtaacagtcggcaaagactttgccgagtgtttttaaggcttcgccgagtgcttcaggcactcggcgaagcgattgattccggtagtggataaaaatgatttctagtggcggttccttaagaaaaccgccactagaaatcatagaTTTCTACGTGCGGTTTTCATAAGGAACCGCCTCAAGAAATACAATTTCTAGTGACGGTTTTCTTAAaaaaccgccactaaaaatagcacagaCGGTTGATAACCGAATCCGCCTATAAAAATATAACGCACCGCAGGCTTTGAGTCTTTTTCTACTAGTGGGAGCCGCTTGAGGCCGACCGCGGATCCATCCGCCCAGAGCTCAGGCCGTGGAGCGGCTGGAAACCGGCCGCGGATCCGTTTGCCCGGTGCTCTGTCCGCCCGGTGCTCTGTGCCCGCCCAGTGCTCTGTGCCCACCGGTAGGCCGCCACGTCGCGTTCGTCGCAGGACGCCGCGCCGGTGAAGAAGGCCGAGCCGCGCCGAGCCGCGTCGGTGAAGTAGGCCGCCGCGCCGAGCCGGTCGGTCCTGGGTTCGAGGAGGGAGGAGAGGAATGGGGAATCGGGCTCGGTCCTGGAGACGGGAGAGGAATGGGGAATTGGCGATAGAGAAATTTGGGCCCACGTTTAAGGAATCTAGTGGGATCTACACGTCAGTCGACAGCAACTCAAGGAAACGGTGTGGGAGGGCATGAATGAGAGCGGAATGAGTATGATTGAGGTCGTCCGAAAACTAAGGGTAGCAATGAGGTCTGTGCCAAAACTAAGGATACAGATGTAAAAACCCATAATTTTAACATATCAATGGAAGGTCACAGGACGGGTATGCGGTAAATGAAGACGGGGGATTAGGATTCAAAATACAAATGAAAAATCAATGCATATGGCGATTATGATTCAAAACTATATATAACAACAATTATTTATAGTTAAAGTTTTACAAGTTTGACTTAAATCTTGTCTAAAATGACTTATAATTTAGACCTGAAAGAGAACGATGATGATCAAGCGATACAGTATATATATCATCCGTTGTAAATCGCAGCCACTGTAGCAGTAAGCCGACTTGACAAACGACCCTAGTTAGCAGCCATCATGCATgcgtgcatgcaacttaatagcAATAGGCCCCAATGGCCGGCGGCCGTGGGGAAATGTCGTCGTCTGCATCGATAGGGCCTTGAATTCCACCACCACCGATCGATCACATGGCGCACAGGCACAGCTTGCACATCACAGTCAGTCAGTCAGTCAGTCATTCAGTCAGCACATATTCGACAGCTAGCCACGCACTCATGttcagagaaggcatggctggctGGCTCATGGTGTGGTGTGGGTGTGGCTGGTCGGACAGACAGGCAGAAAGACAGCTCGCGCAGGGTGACTGGGGGAGAGTGAGACTAGCTAGTGCAATCGAGGCATGCAGCTCCCTGAATCTTGCTGTTTTGTTTCTGAACTGCTTGCTGATCACATCGAGCTCGAGGGATTACAATGCTGAGAGGCACGAAAACGTAGCATATATATACTTGTCACTTGTGGGTGTTATTGGTTTATTTGTTTTCACAAGAATTATGGGTAGCTAGCCATGAATATATGTGAAGATGTAAAATGTTGCTTAACATGTATGACAGGTACGGCTGCGACGTGTCTGACTGACCATCGCTCCTGAATCCACACGGTGTCGTCTTGTTGAAGGCTGCATCTACATGCATGCTCTCCGCCCATACCCCAGGTCCCACCAtcccagagagagagagagagagagagagagagagagagagagagagagagatagagagagagatagagaaatGGACCATGATCAGTACCTTCTTCAGCATGGGCAGTCCGTGTTGGATCCgcatgaagacgacgacgacgatggcgctTGCTTCAACTCTATCTACGTCTACGTACGTGTGCATGTCATCGTATTATATGGCTTCAGAGTTTGGAGCTAGCACTCCCAGTTCGACGGGCATTATGCTATACCAGCTCGATCTTGTGAGAGAGAACGTGTAGATCTGACGACTTCTGACGCCGTGCACTTCCATTAATCACTGATTTTAATTAAGAGCATTGCACATATCTTAATCAATGTAACTTAAACATCTCTCGCTCTTCATATAAACACTACACGCATATCAAATGCCGTCTTCAGCTACTATcttttatatttatatatatacagTTACTTAAAtaatctctctctttctctcatgCATGCACACAGACATACATGCTCTATCTAAGGTACTTTTTGGTTCACATAATTGTAACGCGATGGATAATCGATAACGTTAAACCATTTTTGTTTAAATACAACGTACTTAGATACCACACTATAAACGGATAGCGGCCTATTCAAATTTACTCGTGTTGTCACTTGAATTGAATCATTACCGTTGTTATTTACGTTACAGTTCACAAACTGTAACCAAATAGCACCTGTAAGTGTTTTTGTTACTGCCTACTGGAGTAACGTGAATTACGAACTCAATCAAGACAAAAGGAGAGGGGGGAAAAGGACAGAGATTCTCTCTTGATGGCCACCTCATGTGACAGTGTCAGTCTAAAAGGCTTTGGGACTTGGGAGAGCCACTGCCCACTTGTCCGTTAGTTGCTAAGTTCAAAGTGGCACTCCATACCAGCGCGCAGCATCATTCAGATATCCCACCACTACTCCTTGTTTCTAGTATAAATAAATGTGCATCCAAGTCACTGATGAGGAGCAACAAGCTGGAGTAGCTAGCAACTCGAGGGATGAAGACTAGATGATGATAGGCTTTCTCCTTCTGTGCCACTCATAAAACTGCTAGCTAGCTAGCACCTTGTTGCCAAGCAATGCAAGATCTCTCTGCTGAGATCGATCTGAATACCTAAAATATCTATCCGACCGGTCATCATCTCGATCTAAAGCAGGTGATCTTCATTTCCCATGCATGCTTGTTCCTTACCAAAACTTGTTTCTTCCAATTCTTTATCATATGGTAGTGCTTTCTACCTCTATCTTTCTCATGCATATTTAACTACTCTCCACATAGCTCTCAAAGCTATTGTGTTACTGTGAGTTCtcaagctagctagctagcttctACGTACCTAGGGAGTAGGCACTCCTGGTCCTTATTACTTTCTCCTCAATATGATCCCTTACTCCTGACATGTGTATATATCTATCTCGTTGTTTGGGAACTAGTACTTTTCTTGCCTTTCTGCAGATTTCTGATCCCAAGCTTGTTGGCTAACATGGCGAATGATGATGACCCTGTGGACGGCGAAAACCCTAGATCTTTTACCGCATCAATGTACGCAAGCCTGTTGATTAGTATCATTCGATTAAGAGTGGAGAGACGGAGCAAAGAAATACTGTTCACACTCACACATACAATAATTGCTTTGAATTTAACATCGATCTTTATTATTTGTAGGATAACAAGATGGCAAAAACATTCGACGTGGTTTCAGCGCACGGCCATCAGCTCAAAATGGCGACCTTCCTCTTCTACGCaaacaaaactatcatcaaaGCTTCGCACACAAGCTTGCAGGGGTCACAGTATCATCCTAGCCTATGAACCGGTGTTATCCTAATTGAGCTTTTCTTTTCGTCAAAACATCCTTGACCCCTCTTCCCTAGAGGTTGGCTCTTACCTCCGTTTTTCTGGTTTCTCGTGCCAGAATTAACGTTCTTGACCTTGTAAGGCCCTCCTTCTATGTCTACATCCTCCTCGCACCTGATGTTTCTTTCTTTCTTGTTACATGCGGGATCAGTCTCATCATTGCCATGTTTGCCAGACTCCCGCGTCTACCTACTTTCTGCTCCATTCTATCCCTCCTGAGCTAGTTGTTGATCCCATGTAATAATAACCATGTTTGGTTGATATAAAAAAATGTTAGTTTTGTTTGGTGGCGTTGAAATTATTTCTAATTTATAGTAAGAGTAGTTCAGTTTGTGTTATCTCCCTATGGATGCTATGCAATGCATGGACACACATATGCAAACGTTTGTTGCTCATTTATTTTTTATTAAATGTCCTCAAGTTTTTAGGAAGAGAGACGTATCATATACTAAACAATGACCTATGAACAAATTTTAGCTAGCCACAATTGTTTTAAAGAATAGAAAGAGGTCTCCATCTTATCCTCATTAGGGGTGGGCATTCGGTCTATTCGGATATTCAGTTTGGCCTATTCGCATAATTTGAAATTTTGGGTTCTAAAAAGTGGGGTTTTCAAAATAATGTTAGGAATCGAAGCCGAATAGACCGACAATTTCGGCCCAACTtattcggtccaccgaatagaccAAATAATAGAGAGACTAGTGTCTTTTATTAAAATATATGCAATGAATAATTAAATAGAAATACTATTATAATCACAAATGACTATAGAAATAGTGTATGGACATATATGTACTATCATTAAAATGGCATCATAAATTTTAGTTAATAGTATCATCGCATACCGAGAGCTTTTCAATATTTCGGGTTGTTCGGTTGATTCGGGTAGTTTTAAAGGCTAGGAACCACGGACCCTAACCTATACCCTAAAATAAAAACACATGTAGGAACCGAACCCAAACCCACCTGAACAATTCAGTCTACTCGGCAGGGGCGGATCTAGGCCATTTTTATGGTGTCATGTGACACCAATGGATTTTATTAATCTCCATTAAAATGTATATTTGATGGCACTTAAATGAGTTAATGATACTATAACTTAATGAAGATGACACCAATGATTATTTTGTCTAGATCCACTCCTGCTACTCGGGTTGGGTCTTCGGTTTTAAAATGTCAATCCCTGATCCTCATTGAAGATGATCAGAGCTCCTTATTATAACTCAACGCATTGGAAGAAAAGGATAAGAACATGTAGATAGGTTTTAGACGGTGGGATTCGAGGCTCGGTCAATATAACATGTGTTTTCCTCTTGCTGTATAAATGGGGAGAGAGCTAGCAGGGCTAACGTTTAATTAAGGGGTCGATTCTAAGTCAATTGAATTCTAATTAACATAAAGGCGGATTAGGCTAGATGAAGAAGGTGATGGAAGCTTGTAGATCTCGATCCTCTGTTATATGTGAGTCTGTAATTTTCTTCATCTTAATTTGTGTTAAATGAATCGATCTATCGTCGTTGAGTAGGAGACTAGGAGGaggacatgcatgcatgcatgtatcCTGATGGTGGAAAAATCGACAGCCGACTATTGGCACTTTCGATCGAGATCGTCGTACGTAAAATAATACTGATCATTCGTGTACGTAAAAATGCTGATAATACAGTTTTTGTCTTAGTACTGTGTAACACTGCACATAAATGTACAGTCTAGTACACGTATTACTAGGCATCGCAGAGACGATCATTTTGTGTACGTACAAGCTAACCACTGTAGAGATCGCGAGAGTGATCGATGGTACAGTAACAGTAGTGCCGCTACGTGACTCCGTACCTCTTGTCCAGTCATTCTATCATGAGCGTACGTGTAACTTGGAGCGTAGTAGCAAGCAAGTGTCCATACATGCATGTGATGTGACTGGTGCGAGATGGGCCTTCCGTTCGGCTAGTTACTTGACCTTCCCAGCCGAAATAAATGTCCCTGGGGACGGACAAGTGCGTCGTGGGCCGAGTGGGCTACGAGCTCGGCCCGGCATCGGTTTGTTTCCACACCCTTCCGCAGTTTCCGGTTTCGGTAAATGAAATTTCCCATTCCTGCCAACTGTCTATCTGATGAATTTTAAAAAAATACAGTGGTTGGCGTGTACTCCCTCCGTAAAAAAAAACAAAACGAAACAAGCTTCGAAAATTGTACCAGGTCAAAATATATCAAGCCGGGCTAACCTTATGTTGGTTTCTTAGTCTCTTAATTAGTACATAAATTGATAAATACGTATTTTAGTTTCTGTATTTAGTAATTtatggactaaaaattagtcactGAAAACTAAACACCCCGTACACTCGATCGTATCTAACCTTACAAAATTAGCCCACAGCAGGCAACAGCACGTCTCCTCTGGAGTCTGGACACGGTGGACTAGGGAGGGCTTTGCCTCATGCCTAGCTTATCCGGTCGCCGACGTCACACTGCTGGCCGGCCGCCCACACGTCGACGCGAGGACCGGAGCCTGAGACCATGCACGACCGCGTCGTCCAGCTGGCCTAAGCGCCACGTCAccacttgctgctgctggggcctgGCAGTGGCGGCGTGGATGGATCCCCCACGTTTATAGTGCGAGGAATATGAAAGAAAGCCGGAATGTTTCTTTATtggtttttttgttttgttttcttGTGAGAAACGTCTCTTAGATCTCTGCTTTATCCGGAATTATATTACCTACCGATCGAACTTGTGAGGTCACTCTAGCTCATTGAGGTCTCATGTCCCAAACTCCTATATATTAGAAAACCGGCCGTATACACTGGCTTCATCCTCAGCATTAACTAGTTTCACTCGTATATCAGCCTTCTCGTTAAATACTTGTTCATATCCATAACTTAAGTGTCAACTATTTTATAAGGCTATCTCCAAAACTTTACTCATTCTCATCCTCTATTTCAAATTACTGTAGGGGCCTAACCTACAATATTTATGATTGAAAAAAAAGTATATGGTGTTAAACGATAGGGATACAACCTTTATTTCGGTTCAAGCCATACTATAAAGGGAACATGATACATGTAACTTGACCTAGGTGGGTCTAGTTTTGCGTGTGACGGTGCACACTTGTGAAAGTTAGTGTTAGATAAATCCAAGAGAGCCTACAAAAAGTTTATAACAATCTAACTCGAAAAGTGGGTGAAACGAATGAGTTAGTCAGCTTGCAGCAGGACCAGACATGTTTGGTGTTTCACCGGACAAAACACCAGATAAAAAGAGTGTGCTGTAGTATCTGAGAGCTACACTGGCGTGTTTCATATGCACCAGTTATGATGTAACGCACAGACAAAAAAGAGCTTGCAGAGGTGGACTCATGTAGTTTTATATACTCACCAACATATCCAATGCAACGCCGAATATGGTACTTAAAAGCATGTGAGTTGTGCCTTTGAAAGTTGTGGAAAAACCAAATGTAAGAATTTGGGGGAAGATGGTATTAGCCAGGGGCCGACGTAGCCAGGATTTTTTTTATAGAGAGGGACATAAACAATATTTAATAGATTATATGCAGTATATATATACATGAATGTTTGATTTCAGTTTAACCTACTAGACTACAACACGCTTTTATCAAACACACACACAAACAAAAAAAACAACCAACATTTATTGAATCACAACCACTGATTTTATATACTTATATATCCATATGTTTGTACAAGGCCCCTGCTAGCCTCCCTTTATATATGCTATGCCACTGGTCGGAGTTAGGTAGCTAGACATCGTCGTACATAATACTCCCACTGTTGTAGTTGTTTTGTCTCTGGTCCAACGAAGGAATTAAGCAGGTTTCAACGTACACGAGCATAGCATGCATGTACAGTCTGGCGCTCGCTCGGTGGGATCTCTCCGGTTCACCGACGCCGCGCGCGCCAGCACGGCGCCGTTGACTAGGAACTTGTCTCACTTTGTGGGTACGGTGCCAATGGAAACCATTGGACTAACCTAGCAGCCACTATAGCAGGCAGGCAGGCATATAGCCATGGCATTATATTGTTAACAAACCATATATATCCGATGAAAGCCGAGTTTGAGACGCAAAGTTAATCAAGCATGGTCGAACGCATTCCCCCGGCCGCCGTAATAGTAATAAGAAACCATATCCGAACCAATCATATGCGTGCAGCGCATGTCTCTAGAAGATTTGAGGGTCTTCATCCTGTGCGTCGTACGTGCTTGTCCTACATGCACGTATGACGTATCTTAATTCTTAATCCTATATATACAGTTTATTATATCCACTAGGTTTTCCTACAAGTCCATTGCCGAGAGCTCTAGCGCGCTCCAATACCCATctattgttttttttttttttgaaaaaattcTAACCTCTTTTGACCTATGAAAATTGCATAGACGATTGACAACATAACGAGTTTGAACTCATTGTGAAAATGCTCTTGtctatagtatatatatatatatatatatatatatagctaaaACTTATATAAGTTAAGAGGttataaggccttgttcgtttaccatatagattatataatccaacttaTATAAGTTAAGAGACAAACAAACGACACAAATTATTGGGatgaattatataatctaggtaCCCAGAATATAATAATATATAAGTATGACATTATGTGTTTATTTAGATTATTTTTTACCCTGTGACCTTAAAACTTGGTGAATATTTACCCACCAAATAAGATTATATAAACTACATTATATAATCTATATAAAGTAAGCTTATATATCTTAGAgtgaaacaaacaggccctaaaacATGCATCCCTTATTTACCACCTAATAAGCTCATATCATGTCATTGTCACTATCCATAAATTAATTTTAAGTGGTAGAAGTCTTCAACATTCTTAGTAAACACACCTTTGAACACACTTGAGCATACCTCAACAGGACAAGTATGGCCACTCAATTGGAATTGGATACTCTTTTGATGTAGTTTCTTATTTATCAAAGAGCAAGGTTCAAGCTTCCTTACACTAGTAGAAAAAAAGGTCTAAGTCTGTGGTGGGTTATAATTTTTATTTGCGGATTCTGTTATCAATCGTCTGTACTATTTCTAGTGGCAGCTTCTTAATAAAACtgccactagaaatcatggatTTTTAGTGAACCGCCTGTAGAAATATGATTTCTACTGGCAGTTTTGTTAAGAAATCGTCATTAGAAATcaattttatccttaattttttaaGTTTTTCAAATGACCGCGTATGAAAAAATTGTTGAAACAAAAGTtacagatctctaaaagttatgaaactttgtagttggtaactttttcatttgaaatcATTTGGGCTCTTAAAACTACATTTGAATTTATTAAATTCAAAATGTATTTTTTTGCAAACGACTCGGATGGAAAAAGTactaaaataaaagttgtagaacttcaaaagttattcaatTTTGTGGTTGACGAGTTTGAATTTGTTTGAAGCCTCATATAACTAATTTACATTCGGTTTGTTGTAATACGGGACAACAAAACTCTCATTTAGATACAAGACATACCATAGGTGGAGTGGTAGAGGATGCTACACGCAAGGGTGAGGTTATTGGGGTTCCAATCCCACTTCGCGTAGCATGCAAAAAATAGTCATGATTTGCGACTTTGATGGAGGCGGGCGGGCTAGGTCACctaataaaaatatttttttatattttcAAAC harbors:
- the LOC100381935 gene encoding uncharacterized protein LOC100381935 isoform 1 (isoform 1 is encoded by transcript variant 1), encoding MANDDDPVDGENPRSFTASMYASLLISIIRLRVERRSKEILFTLTHTIIALNLTSIFIICRITRWQKHSTWFQRTAISSKWRPSSSTQTKLSSKLRTQACRGHSIILAYEPVLS
- the LOC100381935 gene encoding uncharacterized protein LOC100381935 isoform 2 (isoform 2 is encoded by transcript variant 2) codes for the protein MANDDDPVDGENPRSFTASMITRWQKHSTWFQRTAISSKWRPSSSTQTKLSSKLRTQACRGHSIILAYEPVLS